In Shewanella glacialimarina, the genomic stretch TATTTATACGACATTCAAGCCAACCGTTTGGTTCAATCTGAATGGCTAAGGCCTTTTGGGGTTGGATGCCGATTAAGTGCATCTGCTAGTAAGGGCTCTGCAAAAGTGGGCAGTAAGCAACATCATTTTGAATTTGATATTAAAGATGGTCAGTGGCAGGTCAATATTCTATTAACTAATATTCAAGCCAATCTAGTTTTGTCGCCACCTGCATTAAGTTTACCGCTCAGCTTGGCTACACCGACCGGTTATAATGGCTGGACATATACCCAAAAACATAATGCCTTGGCGGTGTCTGGTGAGCTAACTGTTTTCAATGAGCCGCAACCTTTACTTAATGCTTTGGCCAGTTATGATTTTTCAGCAGGTTATATGCGGGCTAAAACAGCATGGCGCTGGGCTTCAATTAATGCGTTAACCTCCCAAGGGGCCATAGGATTAAATTTGGCTGCGGGTGTTAATGAAACAGGCAATACTGAAAATGTTATGTGGGTAAACGGTCAACGTCACTTTTTAGGTGCTGCGAACTTTATTTTCAACCGTCACGTTAGTGATGACTTTTGGCAGATATCGACTAATGATGGTCAAGTCGATTTGACTTTTAGGGCACTCAATTGCCGTAAAGAGAAGCTTAACCTTGGTTTTATAAAGAATAATTTTCGTCAATATATAGGTTATTACAGTGGTATATTGATTGATAATGATGGCACAAAATACCACTTACATAATCAATTAGGGTTAGCGGAAGACCACTTTGCAAAATGGTAGTGATCGTTCACTCAGTAAGTTATAACACGGACAAATAGATGAATTTTGAATGGTTAATATCTCATCCTGAAGTGCTGCTATTAGCACTTGCACCGCTATTTTTTGTATGTATTTTACTTGAATGGCTGGTTCGAAATCGTTTGCCTGCCAACGCTCAATATCATGGTGTTGAGGTGGCGTGTAACTTTGCCCTAGCGGCAATGCATCAGGCTACTGATTTATTGGCCGGGTTACTCATCGCAAAACTGTATTTATGGCTATTTGATTGGCGCATGTTCGATATTCAAATGACGGTGGTGAGTTTTATTGCGCTGATTATTGCCCAAGACTTTTGCTATTACTGGTTTCATCGTGCCAGTCATCGTATTCGCTGGATGTGGGCGGCGCATGTAGTGCACCATAGCTCGGAGAATATGAACTTTAGTACCGCTTTTAGACAAAGTTTAATGTACCCGCTGGCGGGTATGTGGTTATTTTGGTTGCCATTGGTCGTGGTCGGTTTTGATCCTAACTGGGTGGTATTTGTGGTGTTGTTAAACTTAGGTTTGCAGTTTTTTGTGCACACCCAAGCCGTTAAGTCCTTAGGGTTTATGGAGTATATATTTAATACTCCTTCACATCATCGCGTACACCATGGCCGTAACCCGCAGTATATTGACAAAAATTACGCCGGAGTATTAATTATTTGGGATAAGCTTTTTGGCACGTTTGAGCCCGAAGTCGATACGGTTGAATACGGTATCACTAAACCAGTAAACAGTTTTAATCCGTTAACGGTAACCTTTGCAGAGTGGCGTGATTTGCTAGCAGATGTGAGTCAGCCTCATTTAACTTGGCGGCAGAAAATTGCACTGCTATTGTCACCGCCGCAAGCGAGTAACTCCATAGAAAATAGTGGTTCAGATAACAACAACCTTGCAGATGAAAAGACTACTGTTTAATTGCATGCAAAATAACGAATTTATCATTTGAAGCAATGGTTGTGCAGTTTTTGAAAATGCGCTTTATTTTGACGTGATACTCTAAATGTCGATTACCCACTACGTGTAATACGCCGCCGGTTGCCAGTTTGCGATAGGCGTCTAAAAACATTTGCCAAGCAATATGGTCGGTAATCGCTTCACCTTGGTGAAATGGGGGATTACATAGGACTAAATCAGGCTCAACATCACCCAGATTGGTCAAACAGTCATCCCAATGAAACGTTGCTTTAGCGTTAAGTTTATTGCTATTAAAGTTAACGCGGCTAGATTCAACCGCCATTTCAGAATCATCAACAAAATGGATATTAGCATTAGGATAAAGCTGTGCAGCTCGTAGCCCTAAAATGCCATTGCCACAGCCTAAATCGACAATGGTATGATACTGACCTTGTGGCATGTTATCTAACATGAAGCGCGCGCCGATATCGAGTTTGTTGGCGGCAAAAACATTAGTCATATTATTAATGCTTAAGCCTAATTCAGTCACCTCCCAGCTCACATCTTGCGGCAAGGCTCTAGTTAAACCATCTGCTATACAGGAAATTACGCGGGTTTTCTTCCAGGTTAAACTGGCTGACGCAGGGCCTAAATTTTTGTTAATCACATCAATAATCGATTTATTAATCGACTTTGCTTTAGCGCTAATCAACACTTCAACACCCTGAGGTAGCACGTGCGATAACCGTTGTAATTGATGGGCAAAATAGCTGAGGTTTTTGGGCAACTTCATCAACACTAGTTGGATGTTACGTGGCAGTAACTCTCGGCTATTAAAGTACTCAATATAAGTTGCATTAAGGTGATTGTCCGACAGGTTTTGCTGTGCGCCCAAAAGACTTGTTTTTGCGTCTGTTTCAATCACTAATGGCCAGTGATCATTTATAGCGGTTAATGCACACTGTAACGCCCCAAAACTGTCATTGATGATGGCAGTATTAACAGGCTTTTGCTGGTTTTCAATAAGGTGCTTTATCAGGTGTTCATCGCTAGCATCCCAGGCCTGAAGATTAGATTCTTGCTTTTTAGGATAACGAAATAAGGTGAGTTCGATACCTTGGCAGGAAAATTGGCTGGTTGTCATTGATGTTACCCAAAAAGTGAATGCATTAAAGCTGTTAATTATCGCAGTTAAGGCGTGTGATTGAAATCACTGGTTTGTATATTATATCAAACTGACTCTTACTATAGCTGATTGTGCGTGTTACTGGTGCTCATGTTATGGTGTGCAGCACTGTAAAAAGTGAGTTTGTTACCTTAGTTCTCTATTAAGTGCTAGGCCTTAGTACAAATGGCTGGTGTCGATATGATTGTATTTAAGCCTTTGACTGAGTAACATCTGCTAAAACGTAATGCATATAAAGGATTGATATGAAAGGTGCTGGTGGAACATCAGGTGGAATAGGGTCATTTTTTATTGGCTTAATTATGATGAGTGGTGGCTTTTACATGCTACTCAAGGCGATTAAAGTCACCAGCTCATTTGGCCTTAGCCAAAGTTTATATAATGTAAGCGGTATGAACTTGACCAGTGGGATGATTATGATCCCCTTTATGTTTGGTGTGGGGTTAATGTTTTACAATGCTAAAAATATTTTTGGCTGGATATTGACCTTCGGATCTTTGGTAGGGTTAATTTTTGGGGTGATTAGTTCTATTAATTTCCGCTTCAGTCATATGAGCGCATTTGATTTAATTGTTATTCTGTTGCTGAGTGTCGGTGGTTTAGGTATTTTTCTTCGCTCGCTTAAAACGATTGAAAAACGCTATCCAGAAGCATGATATGTTAAATGAACGAGCGTTAACGTTTATAATAATAGGCTTATTTTACTGAGCTGCCAGCAAGCCAGTGTCAATAAGTCTACCAAGTACTCATTAACAACCTGTCGTCTCTACGTCAATAATTGGCCGGCCACTGACAGAAACAGCTTGCCTGTAACGCAAGTAGCAAGCCGCGACGCCCGCATCTTCTGCAATTTTACCGTGCCAGTAAATCCAAGCACCAGAAAAAATACTAGGGCGTTTTTTCCAATCTCCACTGGGGACATCCATCAGTAAGTCGATACCAGATGCTGTGCCATCTGGATAACCATAAGCTAGGCTCACAGCAACACCATCAATATCAAGAATATGTGTAGCCAGCTTTTCAACACCCGCAATAGCGACTTTTGAGTAAGTTAACGTCGCAGCTGACTGCATTGCACTTTCCATCCATGGTTGGCACTATTGCATCCCACCGGAAATTAATAAATTAACTTGAGGCAATAATGGCTAATATAGCCAAAATGAGGATAACTACCACTAATTCTATTAAGGTAACTGCGCGTGATAGTTTGAATGTATTGTTGACGCTATAGTTCATGTTACTTCTGGGGCGAATCAGATTCAATAATGATGAGCGTATATTTGGCCTACCAGTGTAACAGTCGTAATCATCCGATGGTCATTATGGCGGATGTGGATAATACATCTACAACTCTACGATTTATTGGTAGTATCGTATCATCTTAATTTGGTATGCAGGTTATTACAGTGACAAATTCCACGGCAGAAAAGGCCTCTGCCCCCCTTTCATCGAACGGCGCTCCTGTTTCATCAAATGCTACAGCCCCTGACACTTATCGCGTGCTACCTTGGATTATCGATTTTCTCAAACCTTATAAAATGAAAGTGTTTGCAGCGATTGTTTTTTTGTTTATCGGTTCGCTGGCTTGGTTGTCTTTAGGTCAAGGGGTGAAGTTAATGGTAGATGAAGGCTTTATTGCTGATAATGCCGACCGATTAAATCAGATTATCTTATTCATTGTTGGTATTACCATTATCAGTGCTAGCGCTGTTTTCTGTCGATTTTATTTAATGACATGGCTAGGAGAACGGGTGAGTGCAGATATTCGTTTAAGGGTTTATTCGCATTTATTGACCTTATCACCGGCTTTTTTTGCCTCGCAACGCACTGGTGAGGTTATTTCTCGTTTTACCGCTGACAGCACCTTAATACAAAGCGTTGTAGGTTCCAGTTTGTCGATGGCACTGCGGTCAGCGGTTACTGTTATTGGCGGTATCGTGATGATGGGTTTTACCTCGGTAAAACTGACCGGATTAGTATTGTTAGCTGTACCGTTAGTACTGGGTCCAGTAGCCTTTTTTGGTAACAAAGTCAGACGATTATCGCGTGAAAGCCAAGATAGAGTTGGGGATTTAGGTGCTCATATTGACGAAACTTTGCATGAAATACACACTGTGCAAGCTTATACCCATGAGTCACAGGATAAAGCGGCCTTTGCCGAACGTGTCGAGTCGGTGATGAGTGTGGCTAAAGGGCGGATTAAGTATCGCGCGTTATTGATTGCCACTGTGATGTTTTTAAGTATTTCAGCGATTGCTTTTGTGACCTGGGTCGGGGCACAAGATGTGATGTCTGGCAGTATATCTGCTGGTGAGTTATCGGCCTTTATGTTTTATGCCGTGATGGTAGCTGGAGCGGTTGCAACCATCAGTGAAGTGTTCAGTGAAATTCAGCGTGCTTCAGGAGCGACAGAACGTTTGATAGAGCTCAGCCAAGCGCCTGTCGATATTGTTCAGTTAGCGAGTCCAGAGCAATTAACCGGTAAAACACAGGGCGCGTTATCTGTGTCGGAGTTAGTGTTTGCTTACCCTGCCGATATTAACAGTCATGTAATTAATCACTTAAGTGTCGACATTCAACCCGGTGAACGGGTCGCTTTAGTTGGGCCCAGTGGTGCAGGTAAGAGTACTTTATTTGAATTACTGCTGCGCTTTTATCAGCCCAAGTCTGGTTCGATATCGTTAGATGGTATTGATATCGCTAACTTGTCTTTACATCATTTACGTCAACAATATGCTCTAGTGCCGCAAGAATCAGTGATTTTTGCCAGTAGCGTGTTTGAAAATGTTCGCTACGGGCGAATTGATGCGACAGAGGAAGAGGTTAAGCAGGCATGTATTGCCGCTAAGGCTGACGAGTTTATCGTTGATTTTCCTGAAGGTTATAATACCTATTTAGGTGAGCGCGGCGTACGTTTATCCGGAGGCCAAAAACAACGTATTGCTATTGCTAGGGCAATATTAGCCGATAGACCAGTGTTGTTATTAGATGAGGCAACTAGTGCGTTGGATGCAGTCAGTGAGGTGAAAGTAAAACAAGCTTTAGAGACATTAATGGCTGAACGCACCACAC encodes the following:
- a CDS encoding DUF2804 domain-containing protein; the protein is MQLVQPQFAPESLIGHDGQPVFGLFDGSVKNLNVKAFKYFNEMDKPASFVAKYFDFKQFQFVSIVTQRYILGLAIADIRYAASSFCYLYDIQANRLVQSEWLRPFGVGCRLSASASKGSAKVGSKQHHFEFDIKDGQWQVNILLTNIQANLVLSPPALSLPLSLATPTGYNGWTYTQKHNALAVSGELTVFNEPQPLLNALASYDFSAGYMRAKTAWRWASINALTSQGAIGLNLAAGVNETGNTENVMWVNGQRHFLGAANFIFNRHVSDDFWQISTNDGQVDLTFRALNCRKEKLNLGFIKNNFRQYIGYYSGILIDNDGTKYHLHNQLGLAEDHFAKW
- a CDS encoding sterol desaturase family protein; amino-acid sequence: MNFEWLISHPEVLLLALAPLFFVCILLEWLVRNRLPANAQYHGVEVACNFALAAMHQATDLLAGLLIAKLYLWLFDWRMFDIQMTVVSFIALIIAQDFCYYWFHRASHRIRWMWAAHVVHHSSENMNFSTAFRQSLMYPLAGMWLFWLPLVVVGFDPNWVVFVVLLNLGLQFFVHTQAVKSLGFMEYIFNTPSHHRVHHGRNPQYIDKNYAGVLIIWDKLFGTFEPEVDTVEYGITKPVNSFNPLTVTFAEWRDLLADVSQPHLTWRQKIALLLSPPQASNSIENSGSDNNNLADEKTTV
- a CDS encoding prepilin-type N-terminal cleavage/methylation domain-containing protein: MNYSVNNTFKLSRAVTLIELVVVILILAILAIIASS
- a CDS encoding ABC transporter transmembrane domain-containing protein, yielding MQVITVTNSTAEKASAPLSSNGAPVSSNATAPDTYRVLPWIIDFLKPYKMKVFAAIVFLFIGSLAWLSLGQGVKLMVDEGFIADNADRLNQIILFIVGITIISASAVFCRFYLMTWLGERVSADIRLRVYSHLLTLSPAFFASQRTGEVISRFTADSTLIQSVVGSSLSMALRSAVTVIGGIVMMGFTSVKLTGLVLLAVPLVLGPVAFFGNKVRRLSRESQDRVGDLGAHIDETLHEIHTVQAYTHESQDKAAFAERVESVMSVAKGRIKYRALLIATVMFLSISAIAFVTWVGAQDVMSGSISAGELSAFMFYAVMVAGAVATISEVFSEIQRASGATERLIELSQAPVDIVQLASPEQLTGKTQGALSVSELVFAYPADINSHVINHLSVDIQPGERVALVGPSGAGKSTLFELLLRFYQPKSGSISLDGIDIANLSLHHLRQQYALVPQESVIFASSVFENVRYGRIDATEEEVKQACIAAKADEFIVDFPEGYNTYLGERGVRLSGGQKQRIAIARAILADRPVLLLDEATSALDAVSEVKVKQALETLMAERTTLIIAHRLATVINADRILVLDKGQLVASGTHNQLMQSNELYREFASLQLLTEQPE
- a CDS encoding methyltransferase, which translates into the protein MTTSQFSCQGIELTLFRYPKKQESNLQAWDASDEHLIKHLIENQQKPVNTAIINDSFGALQCALTAINDHWPLVIETDAKTSLLGAQQNLSDNHLNATYIEYFNSRELLPRNIQLVLMKLPKNLSYFAHQLQRLSHVLPQGVEVLISAKAKSINKSIIDVINKNLGPASASLTWKKTRVISCIADGLTRALPQDVSWEVTELGLSINNMTNVFAANKLDIGARFMLDNMPQGQYHTIVDLGCGNGILGLRAAQLYPNANIHFVDDSEMAVESSRVNFNSNKLNAKATFHWDDCLTNLGDVEPDLVLCNPPFHQGEAITDHIAWQMFLDAYRKLATGGVLHVVGNRHLEYHVKIKRIFKNCTTIASNDKFVILHAIKQ